From the Variovorax paradoxus genome, the window TCATGGTGCACCTGCACGGCGAGGTCGGCGATGCACCCGCGCGCGTGCGCGTCGGCGCCCGGCTCGACCGCGCAGGTCAGGCGGTTCTCATTGGTTTTCCGAATGAAGGGAGTGCCCATATGGCCGACGACAGGATGCTGCGCGAAATGACCAGCGACCCCAAGTTCCGCAAGGCGCTGGTGACCGACGGCAAGACCGAGACCGGCCAGGCCATCGTGCGCGCGCTGGTGAAGGCCGGCGCCGACATCGTCTGGGTCGGCCATGCCGAACCCTGGAAGAAGATGGGCGACGGTCTCGACGACATCTCGGCGCTGCCGCAGGTCACGCTGGTGCCGCTCGATCTCACCAACGGCCGGCAGGTGACGGAGCTCGCAGGCTCCATCGGCGGCAAGGTCGACATCGTGATCAACAACGCCGAGGTGCACCGCACCTTCGGCATCGGCGCGCGCCGCGGCACCGACGTGGCCAAGGCCGAGATGGACATCAACTACTTCGGCCTGCTGCGGCTGGCGCAGGAGTTCGGCCCGGCGCTCAAGGGCCGTTCGGCCGACGGCGTGACGGGGGCCACCGCGTGGGTCAACCTGCTGTCGGTCTACGCGCTGAGCAACTTTCCGCCGCACGGCACCTTCAGCGCATCGAAGGCGGCGGCGCATTCGCTGGCGCAGTGTCTGCGTGCAGAGATGCGGCCTGCCGGCATCCGTGTGATCAACGTGTTCCCTGGCCCGATCGACGACGAATGGAACCAGCACACGCCGCCGCCCAAGCTCGCGCCCACCGCGCTGGCCAATGCCATCGTGAAGGCGCTGCGCGACGGCGTGGAGGACGTGTATCCCGGCGACGTGGCGCAGGAGTGGCTGGAGCGCTGGCGCGACAACCCCAAGGTGCTCGAGCGCGAGCTGGCCGCTGGGTCATGAGGCACACCCCCAGGCTTCGCGCACTTCGTGTCGCTTCGCCAACCCCCTTGCCGGGGGCAACACCGGCGGCCCGGCAAAGCCGGTTCCGCGGTGTTCCTGGAACAGAGATCGGAGACTGAAATGACGACAAGCACCGCACTGATGTCCGCCGCCGAAGTCCTCGGCGGCCTGGTGACGGCCATGGCCAGCGGCCGCATCCGCGTGATCGACCTCACGCAGACGCTCACGCCCGAGTTCCCGCAGATCGCACTGCCGCCCGAGATGGGCCAGTGCTGGCCCTTCCGCATCGAGGAGGTGTCGAAGTACGACGAGCGCGGTCCGGGCTGGTACTGGAACAACTTCTCCTGCGGCGAACACACCGGCACGCACTTCGACGCGCCGATCCACTGGATCTCGGGGCGCGACCTGCCGAACAACTCGGTGGACACCATCCCGGTGCAGAACTTCGTGGCGCCGGCCTGCGTGATCGACTGCTCGCCGCAGGTGAAGGACGACCCCGACTACCTGCTGACGCTGGAGGACATCGAGGCCTACGAGGCGGCCCACGGCCGCATCCCGAAGGGCGCATGGGTGCTGATGCGCACCGACTGGTCCAAGCGCACCGACCCGGAGGCCTACCAGAACTTCGACGAGACCGGCCAGCACACGCCAGGCCCGAGCACGGCAGCCGTGCGCTTCCTGGTCGAGCAGCGCGACGTGCTGGGCTTCGGCTCCGAGGCCATCGGCACCGACGCGGGGCAGGGCTATCACCTGCGCCCTCCCTACCCTTGCCACTACTACATGCATGGCGCGGGCCGCTACGGCCTGCAGTGCCTGAGCAACCTCGACCTGCTCCCGCCGGCCGGCGCGGTGCTGATCTGCCCGCCGCTGAAGATCGAGAAGGGCAGCGGCAGCCCGCTGCGCGTGCTGGCCCTGGTGGGAGCACCGGCATGAGCGGCGCGGCGCCCAAGGTCGCGGCCGTCACCGGCGGCAGTGCCGGCATCGGCAAGGCCATCTGCGAAGACCTGCTGGCGCAGGGTTACGAGGTGGTGTCGCTCGCGCGGCGCAAGGCCGAGATCGATCACCCGAAGCTGCACAGCATCGAGGTCGACCTGAGCGACCGCGTGGCAACCGGGCAGGCCGTGCAGGAATTGGTGCAGCGCTTCGCTCCCACCACCATCGTGCACAACGCCGGCGTGATCCGCGCCGCACTGCTGCCCGATGTGAAGCTCGACGACCTCGACGCGCTGGTCGATCTGCACCTGGGCTGTGCCATCCAGCTCGTCCAGGGTGCATTGCCCGCCATGCGTGCACAGCGCTTCGGTCGCGTCGTGCTGTTGTCCTCGCGTGCCGCACTGGGGCTGGCCACGCGCACCAGCTATTCGGCCACCAAAGCCGGCATGCTGGGCATGGCGCGCACCTGGGCGCTGGAGCTCGCGCCCGAGGGCATCACGGTGAACGTGGTGGCGCCCGGCCCGATCCGCACCGACATGTTCTACGACGTGGTCGAGGCCGGCAGCGAGAAGGAACGCGCGCTCGCCGCATCGGTGCCGGTCAAGCGGCTGGGCGAATCGGCCGACGTGGCACGGGCCGTGCGTTTCTTTGCCGACGCCGACAACAGTTTCGTCACCGGCCAGGTGCTGTACGTGTGCGGTGGCACCAGCGTCGGCAGCCTGGCGCTCTGAATCCGCTTTTGCTTTCCCTCGTTCCATCAAAAAACCACCACTGGAGCATCGCCATGAAAGTCCTGAACCGAATTCGCACACTCGCAGCCATCGCCGCCGGCTTCGGCGCGCTGAGCGCCGCGGGCGCGTGGGCCGCCGACCTGAAGGTCGGCTTCATCACCTCGATGTCGGGCCCGGTGTCGTCGCTCGGCATTCCCTACGACAAGGGCATGAAGGCGGCGCTCGCCTACAAGGCGGAGGTCGGCGGACGCAAGGTGCAGGTGATCCAGCTCGACGATGCATCCGACCCGTCCACCGCCGCGCGCAACGCGCGCAAGATGATCGAGGAGGACAAGGTCGACGTCATCATCGGCACGGCCGGCGCGCCGGGTTCGCTGGCCATCGCCGGCGTGGCGCGCGAGACGAAGACCCCGCTGATCTCCATCGCCAACGCCGACCTGGCGGGCGAGGAGGGCGCATGGATGGTGACGCTGCCCCAGCCCGCGCCGCTGATGATGGGCGCGATGGTCGAGAAGATGAAGCAGGCCGGCGTGAAGACCGTGGCCTACATCGGCTACTCCGACGCCTGGGGCGACCTGGTGTACGACGCGCTCATGAAGTCCACGCCCGCGGCCGGCATCAAGGTGGTGTCGAACGAGCGCTATGCGCGCAGCGATTCGTCGGTGGCCGGGCAGGTGCTGAAGATCGTCGCGCTGAAGCCCGATGCGGTGATCACCGGCGCCTCGGGCACGCCCGGCGCGCTGCCCTACCTGGCGCTGACCGAGCGCGGCTACAAGGGAAAGATCTACGGCATGCACTCGCTGATCAACCCCGACTTCATCCGCGTCGGCGGCCCGTCGGTCGAAGGCCTGCTGGCGCCCACCGGCCCGGTGGTGGTGGCCGAGCAGCTGCCCGACGCCAACCCGATGAAGAAGATCGCGATGGACTTCCGGGCCGCCTACCAGAAGGCCAACGGCGCGCCGCCCACCGACACCTTCTCGGCCTACAGCTTCGATGCCTGGTTGATCTACCTCGACGCCGCGCAGCGCGCGCTGGCCAGCAAGGCCGAGCCCGGCACGCCGCAGTTCCGCCTGGCGCTGCGCGACGCCATCGTGAGCACGAAGGAGCTGGTGGGCACGCACAGCGTCTACAACTTCAAGCCGACCGACCGCTACGGCTCCGACGACCGCTCGCGCGTCGTGGTGAGGCTCGACAAGGGCCAGTGGAAGCTCGTGCCCTGAGCCGCCTGCATCGCCCGAACATCAGAACCGCACCGAACCACCTCACATGAAAAAGATCACCCGCATCCTTGCCGCGACTGCCATCGCACTGGCCGCCGCACAGGCCATGGCCGCCGACCTGAAGATCGGCTTCATCAGCTCGCTGTCGGGGCCGGTGGCAGCGCTGGGCATTCCCTATGAGAAGGGCATTCGCGCGGCCATCGCCGAGCACCCGGAGATCGCCGGGCGCAAGGTCCAGCTGATCGTGCTCGACGACGCCTCCGATCCCACCACCGCCGGGCGCAATGCACGCAAGCTCGTGACCGAGGACAAGGTCGACGTGCTCATCGGTACCTCTGGCGTGCCTGGCGCCATGGCCATCGCCGCGGTGGCGAAGGAGCTCAATACGCCACTGATCTCGCCCACGCCGGTGACCATCGCGGGTCCGGAGGGCGCGTGGACGGTGACGGTGTCGCAGCCGTTTCCGCTCATGGTGGCGGGCGTGGTCGAGCGCATGAAGAAGTCCGGCGTGAAGACGGTGGCTTTCATCGGCTTCTCGGATGCGCTGGGCGACCTGGCCTACGACTCGCTCGTGAAGAGCGCCGATGCGGCGGGCATCAAGGTGGTCGCGAACGAGCGCTATGCGCGCAGCGATTCCTCCGTGGCCGGCCAGGTGCTGAAGATCGTCGCGGCGCGGCCGGACGCGGTGTTCGCCGGCAATTCGGGAACGCCCGGCGCGCTGCCCTACATCGCGCTGGCCGAGCGCGGCTACAAGGGAAAGATCTACGGCACGCACGGCCTCATCAATGCCGACTTCGTGCGCGTGGGCGGCGCCTCCATCGAAGGCCTGCAGGTGCCCAGCGGCCCGGTGCTGGTGGCGGACCAGCTGCCCGACAGCAACCCGATCAAGAAGGTGTCGATGGGTTTTCGCAACGCGTACCAGAAGGTCAACGGCGTGGTGCCGACCGATGCCTTCTCGTCGTACACCTACGACGCGTACCTGCTGCTGGCCGATGCCGCGTCGCGTGCCAAGGGCGAGCCCGGCACGCCGCAGTACCGCACCGCGCTGCGCGACGCGATCGTGAGCACCAGGGAGCTGGTGGGCACGCACGGCGTGTACACCTTCAAGCCGGACGACCGCTACGGCTCCGACCAGCGCGGCGTGGTCATCGTGCAGATGACCAAGGGCCAGTGGAAGCTGGTGCCATGAACGCGCTCGCCCGCAGGCTGCGCGCAGGTCGTGTGGCTTCGCCAGCCCCCTGCCGCGGGCAACACCAGTGGCCCGGCGAAGCCGGTTCCACGGTGTTCCCCGAAGCACGGTGACATGACTCCCGGCAGGAGCACGTTCACATGACCACCTACCGCAACCGCCCCGATCTCGTCGCGGCGCTGGTCCGCAACGACCGTGTGCACCGCGACCTGTACCTCAGCGACGAACTCTTCGCGCTGGAGCAGGAGCATCTGTTCGCCAACACCTGGGTCTTTCTGGGCCACGCGAGCCAGGTGCCCGAGGCCGGCGACTTCGTCACTCAGGACATCGCGGGGCGGCCGCTGCTCATGGTGCGCCATCCCGGCGGCGAGGTGCATGTGCTCTACAACCGGTGCGCCCACAAGGGCACGCAGCTGGTGACGGACGAGTGCGGCAACACCGGCCGCTTCTTCCGCTGCCCGTACCACGCCTGGACCTACAAGCTCGACGGCGCGCCGCTCGGGCTGCCGCTGAAGAACGGCTATGAAGGCACACAGCTGAAGGCCTGCGAGTCGGGGCAGGGGCTGGCGGCGGTGAAGCACGTGAAGGTGTACCGTGACTTCGTGTTCGTGCGGCTTTCGGACAAAGGGCCGTCGTTCGAGGATTACTTCGGAGAAGTGCTCGGCGCCATCGACAACATGGTCGATCGTTCGCCGGAAGGCCGGCTGACCGTCGGCGGCGGTGTGCTGCGCAACATCGTGCACTGCAACTGGAAGATGTACCTCGAGAACATCAACGACACGGTGCATCCCATGTCGACGCACGAATCGGCCACCAAGGCGGCCGAGGCGCTGTGGGAAGGGCACGCGCCCACCGACCCCAAGCCGATGGCAATGGAGCAGATCCTGCCCTTCGGCTCGGGCTACGAATTCTTCGACAAGATGGGTGGGCGCGTGTTCGCCAACGGCCACAGCGTGCTGGGCGTGAACTTCAGCATCCACTCGAACTATGCGCAGCTGCCCGAGTACGAGGCCGCGATGCGCGCCGCTCACGGCGAGGCGCGCGCCACAGAGATCCTGCAGCGCTCGCCGCAGAACTCGGTGTTCTATCCGAGCCTGTCGGTCAAGGGCTCGCCGCAGGCGATCCGCGTGATCCGGCCGCTGGCCGCCAACCGGACGCTGATCGAGGCCTGGAGCTTCCGCGCGGCCGGTGCACCTGCGCTGCTGTTCGAGCGCGCCATGAGCTACAACCGCCTCGTGTTCTCGCCGATGTCGGTGGTGGCGCACGACGACGTGCACCTGTTCGAGGGCATCCAGCAGGGCCTGCGCGCTGGCGGCAACGAATGGGTAAGCCTGCACCGCAATTACGACGAGGCGGAACTTCAGCAGGCCACCGTCACCACCAACGGCACCAACGAGCTGCTGATGCGCAACCAGTTCCGCGCCTGGGCGAAATCGATGGCGGCGGGCATGAATGCGGAGGCAGCCCCATGACCGACCCGCGCGATGTCGTGGCCCACGAGGCCGCGCTGCTCGACGAGAAGCGCTTCGACGAATGGCTGGCCCTGTTCGCGGAGGACGGGCACTACTGGGTGCCGCTGCTCGGCGCGGCGCAGGCCGATCCGTTCTCCCATAACTCGCTGGCCTACGAGGACAGGCTGCTGCTGCAGCTGCGCGTCGACCGCCTGAAGAATCCGCGTGCCCATTCGCAGCATCCTGCCAGCCACAGCCAGCATGTGCTGCAGCCTTCGCGCGTCGAGCACGAGGATG encodes:
- a CDS encoding ABC transporter substrate-binding protein codes for the protein MKKITRILAATAIALAAAQAMAADLKIGFISSLSGPVAALGIPYEKGIRAAIAEHPEIAGRKVQLIVLDDASDPTTAGRNARKLVTEDKVDVLIGTSGVPGAMAIAAVAKELNTPLISPTPVTIAGPEGAWTVTVSQPFPLMVAGVVERMKKSGVKTVAFIGFSDALGDLAYDSLVKSADAAGIKVVANERYARSDSSVAGQVLKIVAARPDAVFAGNSGTPGALPYIALAERGYKGKIYGTHGLINADFVRVGGASIEGLQVPSGPVLVADQLPDSNPIKKVSMGFRNAYQKVNGVVPTDAFSSYTYDAYLLLADAASRAKGEPGTPQYRTALRDAIVSTRELVGTHGVYTFKPDDRYGSDQRGVVIVQMTKGQWKLVP
- a CDS encoding ABC transporter substrate-binding protein, whose product is MKVLNRIRTLAAIAAGFGALSAAGAWAADLKVGFITSMSGPVSSLGIPYDKGMKAALAYKAEVGGRKVQVIQLDDASDPSTAARNARKMIEEDKVDVIIGTAGAPGSLAIAGVARETKTPLISIANADLAGEEGAWMVTLPQPAPLMMGAMVEKMKQAGVKTVAYIGYSDAWGDLVYDALMKSTPAAGIKVVSNERYARSDSSVAGQVLKIVALKPDAVITGASGTPGALPYLALTERGYKGKIYGMHSLINPDFIRVGGPSVEGLLAPTGPVVVAEQLPDANPMKKIAMDFRAAYQKANGAPPTDTFSAYSFDAWLIYLDAAQRALASKAEPGTPQFRLALRDAIVSTKELVGTHSVYNFKPTDRYGSDDRSRVVVRLDKGQWKLVP
- a CDS encoding SDR family NAD(P)-dependent oxidoreductase; its protein translation is MSGAAPKVAAVTGGSAGIGKAICEDLLAQGYEVVSLARRKAEIDHPKLHSIEVDLSDRVATGQAVQELVQRFAPTTIVHNAGVIRAALLPDVKLDDLDALVDLHLGCAIQLVQGALPAMRAQRFGRVVLLSSRAALGLATRTSYSATKAGMLGMARTWALELAPEGITVNVVAPGPIRTDMFYDVVEAGSEKERALAASVPVKRLGESADVARAVRFFADADNSFVTGQVLYVCGGTSVGSLAL
- a CDS encoding SDR family NAD(P)-dependent oxidoreductase, translating into MTMPLMRPPRKNPVLRTRQMNLPPGARGRVALGLTAAAAEGRFELQTCDDCGTVQYPPREVCHKCLSAALRWREQSGEGELMGSTTLHHSNDLFFRERLPWRLGLVHLDAGPTLMVHLHGEVGDAPARVRVGARLDRAGQAVLIGFPNEGSAHMADDRMLREMTSDPKFRKALVTDGKTETGQAIVRALVKAGADIVWVGHAEPWKKMGDGLDDISALPQVTLVPLDLTNGRQVTELAGSIGGKVDIVINNAEVHRTFGIGARRGTDVAKAEMDINYFGLLRLAQEFGPALKGRSADGVTGATAWVNLLSVYALSNFPPHGTFSASKAAAHSLAQCLRAEMRPAGIRVINVFPGPIDDEWNQHTPPPKLAPTALANAIVKALRDGVEDVYPGDVAQEWLERWRDNPKVLERELAAGS
- a CDS encoding aromatic ring-hydroxylating dioxygenase subunit alpha, whose product is MTTYRNRPDLVAALVRNDRVHRDLYLSDELFALEQEHLFANTWVFLGHASQVPEAGDFVTQDIAGRPLLMVRHPGGEVHVLYNRCAHKGTQLVTDECGNTGRFFRCPYHAWTYKLDGAPLGLPLKNGYEGTQLKACESGQGLAAVKHVKVYRDFVFVRLSDKGPSFEDYFGEVLGAIDNMVDRSPEGRLTVGGGVLRNIVHCNWKMYLENINDTVHPMSTHESATKAAEALWEGHAPTDPKPMAMEQILPFGSGYEFFDKMGGRVFANGHSVLGVNFSIHSNYAQLPEYEAAMRAAHGEARATEILQRSPQNSVFYPSLSVKGSPQAIRVIRPLAANRTLIEAWSFRAAGAPALLFERAMSYNRLVFSPMSVVAHDDVHLFEGIQQGLRAGGNEWVSLHRNYDEAELQQATVTTNGTNELLMRNQFRAWAKSMAAGMNAEAAP
- a CDS encoding aromatic-ring-hydroxylating dioxygenase subunit beta, yielding MTDPRDVVAHEAALLDEKRFDEWLALFAEDGHYWVPLLGAAQADPFSHNSLAYEDRLLLQLRVDRLKNPRAHSQHPASHSQHVLQPSRVEHEDADEVRLRTPFLYVEARGEDQVLLSGTARHRLVRTAEGWRIREKRIDLLNAARALPAIQLFI
- a CDS encoding cyclase family protein, with protein sequence MTTSTALMSAAEVLGGLVTAMASGRIRVIDLTQTLTPEFPQIALPPEMGQCWPFRIEEVSKYDERGPGWYWNNFSCGEHTGTHFDAPIHWISGRDLPNNSVDTIPVQNFVAPACVIDCSPQVKDDPDYLLTLEDIEAYEAAHGRIPKGAWVLMRTDWSKRTDPEAYQNFDETGQHTPGPSTAAVRFLVEQRDVLGFGSEAIGTDAGQGYHLRPPYPCHYYMHGAGRYGLQCLSNLDLLPPAGAVLICPPLKIEKGSGSPLRVLALVGAPA